Proteins encoded within one genomic window of Microbacterium sp. zg-B185:
- a CDS encoding LON peptidase substrate-binding domain-containing protein — translation MANVAMFPLGTVLFPHTPLALRIFEERYLMMLGRLLDDEDPQFGVVLIERGSETGGGEQRVRVGTMARITNVMAGESDIHLIAVGGSRVEVDEWRDDQPYPTASVRELPPLVWDDALTPLHTEAERIVRRVLARAAEFAEVQWDPSVELSDDPLESSWQLAAIAPLGQLDQFRLLRSTTVGGLLRELIDLTLAAEPLLTAPPRGDDFDAALIDLLDKAQAEEEAPDDGPSAVPQDDDDPDAASEDGTPPGP, via the coding sequence ATGGCGAACGTCGCGATGTTCCCACTCGGAACGGTGCTCTTTCCGCACACGCCCCTGGCACTGCGGATCTTCGAAGAGCGCTATCTCATGATGCTCGGCCGACTGCTGGACGACGAGGATCCGCAGTTCGGCGTGGTGCTCATCGAGCGCGGCAGCGAGACCGGCGGCGGCGAACAGCGCGTGCGAGTGGGCACGATGGCACGCATCACCAACGTCATGGCGGGTGAAAGCGATATCCACCTCATCGCCGTGGGCGGTTCGCGCGTCGAGGTCGACGAATGGCGCGATGACCAGCCGTACCCGACGGCCTCGGTGCGGGAGCTGCCGCCGTTGGTCTGGGATGACGCGCTCACCCCGCTGCACACCGAGGCCGAGCGCATCGTTCGTCGGGTTCTCGCGCGCGCAGCGGAGTTCGCCGAGGTGCAGTGGGATCCGAGTGTAGAGCTGTCGGATGACCCGCTCGAGTCGAGTTGGCAGCTTGCGGCCATCGCTCCCCTCGGCCAGCTGGATCAGTTCCGTCTGCTGCGCTCGACCACGGTCGGCGGACTGCTGCGCGAGCTGATCGATCTGACACTGGCCGCGGAGCCGCTTCTGACGGCCCCGCCGCGCGGAGACGATTTCGATGCGGCGCTGATAGACCTCCTCGACAAAGCGCAGGCCGAGGAAGAGGCTCCCGACGACGGCCCGAGCGCCGTGCCGCAGGACGACGACGACCCGGATGCCGCGTCCGAGGACGGGACCCCGCCGGGGCCATGA
- a CDS encoding alpha/beta hydrolase, protein MSAHAVPPFDPELAAALEVVSETMPPTLTPEMIPLMRETPPDPGLEDVVAGVGAVHEQRAIPGFDGAEIVVSIYRPAEQSTAGPGIYHIHGGGMVLGDRFSGLPSFLPFVATHGAVLVSVEYRLAPEFPDPVPVEDCYAGLVWTAAHAAELGIDPSRIIVGGASAGGGLSAGVTLLARDRRGPALRASLLIYPMLDDRNETVSSHQIQGIGVWDRVSNLTGWNALLGDRRGTDDVSIYAAPGRAEDLSGLPPTFIDVGSAEVFRDEDVAYASRIWAAGGVAELHVWPGGFHGFDGFVPLARVSRSMIETRNRWLGRMLEN, encoded by the coding sequence ATGTCCGCCCACGCCGTTCCGCCGTTCGATCCGGAGCTCGCAGCCGCGCTCGAGGTCGTGTCCGAGACGATGCCGCCGACGCTCACGCCCGAGATGATCCCGCTCATGCGGGAGACGCCGCCTGACCCGGGGCTGGAGGACGTCGTGGCCGGCGTCGGCGCCGTTCACGAACAGCGCGCGATCCCCGGTTTCGACGGCGCGGAGATCGTGGTGTCGATCTACCGTCCGGCCGAACAGAGCACCGCGGGGCCGGGGATCTACCACATTCACGGCGGCGGTATGGTGCTGGGCGATCGGTTCTCGGGCCTGCCGTCGTTCCTGCCTTTCGTCGCCACCCACGGCGCGGTGCTCGTCAGCGTCGAGTACCGGCTGGCTCCCGAATTCCCCGACCCGGTGCCCGTCGAGGACTGCTACGCCGGCCTCGTCTGGACGGCTGCGCACGCCGCCGAGCTGGGCATCGATCCGTCCCGGATCATCGTCGGCGGGGCCAGCGCAGGCGGCGGGCTCTCCGCTGGAGTGACCCTGCTGGCTCGTGATCGTCGGGGTCCGGCGCTGCGGGCATCGCTGCTGATCTATCCGATGCTCGACGACCGCAACGAGACGGTGTCCTCTCACCAGATCCAGGGCATCGGCGTCTGGGACCGGGTCAGCAATCTCACCGGCTGGAACGCGCTGCTCGGAGACCGCCGCGGCACCGACGACGTGTCCATCTATGCCGCACCCGGACGCGCCGAGGACCTCTCCGGCCTGCCTCCGACGTTCATCGACGTGGGAAGCGCAGAGGTGTTCCGGGACGAGGATGTCGCCTACGCGTCACGGATCTGGGCGGCCGGGGGCGTTGCCGAGCTGCACGTCTGGCCCGGCGGGTTCCACGGCTTCGACGGGTTCGTGCCGCTGGCGCGCGTGTCCCGATCCATGATCGAGACGCGCAACCGCTGGCTCGGTCGCATGCTCGAGAACTGA
- a CDS encoding acyl-CoA dehydrogenase family protein, translating into MSAVPDLLDFDELLTDDERAVRDRVRGFVDARVRPFIADWYERALFPTELVPELAELGVLGMHLHGYGCPGRSAVEYGLAAMELEAGDSGLRTFVSVQGSLAMSAIHTYGSEAQKKRWLPRMAAGAAIGCFGLTEPDSGSDPAGMTTFARKEGDAWILDGAKRWIGLASIAQIAVVWAQTDDGVRGFLVPTDSPGFVATPIGPKMSLRASIQCDITLTEVRLPSDTLLPQARGLRAPLSCLNEARYGIGWGVIGAARDSYATALAYSQTRMQFDRPIAGFQLTQQKLVDMAVEIEKAQLVALRLGRLKDADRLQSHQISVAKLSNTRAAIAIAREARTIIGGNGISAEYSPMRHAANLESVRTYEGTDEVHTLVLGAHITGIPAFR; encoded by the coding sequence ATGAGCGCTGTTCCCGACCTGCTCGACTTCGATGAGCTCCTCACCGACGACGAGCGGGCTGTCCGCGACCGGGTGCGAGGATTCGTCGACGCGCGCGTTCGGCCATTCATCGCGGACTGGTACGAACGCGCGCTCTTTCCGACCGAGCTCGTTCCCGAGCTGGCCGAACTCGGAGTGCTCGGGATGCATCTGCACGGGTACGGATGCCCCGGCCGCAGCGCCGTCGAGTACGGCCTGGCGGCGATGGAGCTGGAAGCGGGCGATTCGGGTCTGCGCACCTTCGTCTCGGTACAGGGCTCGCTCGCGATGAGCGCGATCCACACGTACGGAAGCGAGGCGCAGAAGAAGCGATGGCTGCCGCGCATGGCAGCGGGCGCGGCGATCGGCTGCTTCGGCCTGACGGAGCCCGATTCCGGATCCGACCCGGCCGGTATGACCACCTTCGCCCGCAAGGAGGGCGACGCCTGGATCCTGGACGGTGCGAAGCGGTGGATCGGCCTGGCGTCGATCGCGCAGATCGCGGTCGTCTGGGCGCAGACCGACGACGGCGTCCGTGGTTTCCTGGTCCCGACCGACAGTCCAGGTTTCGTGGCCACCCCCATCGGCCCGAAGATGTCCCTGCGCGCATCGATCCAGTGCGACATCACCCTCACCGAGGTCCGGCTTCCCAGCGATACGCTGCTGCCGCAGGCACGTGGACTGCGTGCCCCGCTCTCCTGCCTCAACGAGGCCCGGTACGGCATCGGCTGGGGTGTCATCGGGGCGGCGCGCGACAGCTACGCGACCGCCCTGGCGTACTCGCAGACGCGGATGCAGTTCGATCGTCCGATCGCCGGCTTCCAGCTGACGCAGCAGAAGCTGGTCGACATGGCCGTGGAGATCGAGAAGGCCCAGCTGGTCGCGCTGCGGCTGGGCCGGTTGAAGGATGCCGACAGGCTGCAGTCGCACCAGATCTCCGTCGCGAAACTCAGCAACACCCGGGCGGCGATCGCCATCGCCCGCGAGGCGCGCACGATCATCGGCGGCAACGGCATCTCCGCGGAGTACTCGCCGATGCGGCACGCCGCCAACCTCGAGTCCGTCCGCACCTACGAGGGGACCGACGAAGTCCACACCCTCGTGCTCGGTGCGCACATCACCGGGATACCCGCCTTCCGCTAG
- a CDS encoding NAD(P)H-binding protein has protein sequence MSRVLIIGGHGKVALLLAPLLVAGGDEVTGLIRNPAHAAAVSSTGAAPLVADVEALSVSELAELFAGQDAIVWSAGAGGGDAARTFAVDRDAAIRSMDAAASAGVDRYVMVSYFGARTDHGVPAENPFFAYAEAKAAADEHLRGSSLAWTVLGPSALTLDEPTGRIDVDPAESTSVSRADVAAVVAASLHEDATIGRTIRFNNGRTPIAEALG, from the coding sequence ATGTCTCGCGTCCTGATCATCGGCGGCCATGGCAAGGTCGCGCTGCTGCTCGCTCCGCTGCTGGTCGCCGGCGGCGATGAGGTGACCGGTCTCATTCGCAATCCGGCGCACGCCGCCGCCGTCTCGTCCACCGGCGCGGCACCGCTGGTGGCCGACGTCGAGGCGCTGTCCGTCTCGGAGCTCGCGGAGCTGTTCGCGGGGCAGGATGCGATCGTCTGGTCGGCCGGAGCCGGTGGCGGCGACGCCGCTCGCACCTTCGCCGTCGACCGAGACGCCGCCATCCGGTCGATGGATGCCGCGGCATCCGCCGGGGTGGATCGCTACGTCATGGTGTCGTACTTCGGGGCGCGGACGGACCACGGGGTTCCGGCCGAGAATCCGTTCTTCGCGTACGCCGAGGCCAAAGCCGCCGCGGACGAGCACCTTCGCGGCAGCAGCCTCGCGTGGACGGTGCTCGGTCCCAGCGCGCTGACGCTCGACGAGCCCACCGGCCGGATCGACGTCGACCCCGCGGAGTCCACATCGGTCTCCCGGGCCGATGTCGCAGCCGTGGTCGCGGCGAGTCTGCACGAGGACGCGACGATCGGTCGGACGATTCGCTTCAACAACGGGCGGACGCCGATCGCCGAGGCGCTCGGGTGA
- a CDS encoding M66 family metalloprotease, giving the protein MPEFDDIVQSLKRLRDVIELESPFFTGPAITGIEVTQAIQYYDSSEHLSDPADRGMDNAATLVAYKPAIVRVYVRPPLGDTLGEPVTGELLVERGKFFGPYRTIGTYAPVWTNTVTPQDDSYDDERRNWWRSLNFRIPASDFVGSLRLTVTLETGQTHTVSVVAALVQTLRVRVIGVHYQGPSTSSPPAGTAATALDLPAPSLADAQVTAALAFRAMPVQQTGSFATAGAMNWFVPLDDPRNGAGGCSDNWNSLLAWMRLIRDNDGNRSDVVYYGLLPAGMPVGVPGCGEGGLGAGRVGDTVTFVHEIGHGYGFAHTPSGSVGTPDPDYPVYEPHPSASIGEYGIDIQNGQVYSPASSTDYMSYGPMRWMSLYQHNRLISHPRLAPTWIRDKNPFEDVPIPYDPDDLWWPDPPWRREELVIHELRPMISVRGFVDERGAVRVDSVARVTASATMHGPATDWSLQLVSGRGEVASRGQLTRVDNHGGQACGCAPGAHEGNPNRLPFAFHAMIPDAEPGAALQITDPRGEGSWERLAPERPARFTRAEGALDGDSLRLSWSLDRGIEVADVWAQWSQDDGRSWHGLAIGLTDGDELSVAGLPAGVVLVRLLGHDGFSTAYSDAIEVEIPQRAPEVAILYPTDTGTVLADTPIEVFGSAVDQAGAPIEEERLEWLVDGEPVGRGRVVSLTLEPGEHTVSLVAHAAPEGSTRVRVQALRLEDAAGTQ; this is encoded by the coding sequence ATGCCTGAATTCGACGACATCGTCCAAAGCTTGAAACGGCTGCGGGACGTCATCGAGCTGGAGTCGCCGTTCTTCACCGGTCCGGCAATCACCGGCATCGAGGTGACGCAGGCGATCCAGTACTACGACTCCTCCGAGCACCTCAGTGATCCCGCCGACCGGGGCATGGACAATGCCGCCACACTGGTCGCATACAAGCCGGCCATCGTGCGGGTCTACGTACGCCCGCCGCTCGGCGACACACTCGGAGAGCCGGTCACGGGGGAGCTGCTGGTCGAGCGCGGGAAATTCTTCGGGCCGTATCGCACGATCGGCACGTATGCGCCGGTGTGGACGAACACGGTCACGCCGCAGGACGACAGCTACGACGACGAACGGCGCAACTGGTGGCGTTCGCTGAACTTCCGGATACCGGCATCCGACTTCGTCGGCTCCCTGCGGTTGACGGTGACCCTCGAGACCGGGCAGACCCACACCGTATCGGTGGTTGCCGCGCTCGTGCAGACGTTGCGGGTCCGCGTCATCGGGGTGCACTACCAGGGACCGAGCACGTCATCGCCTCCGGCCGGGACGGCCGCGACGGCGCTGGACCTCCCCGCTCCTTCGCTCGCGGATGCGCAGGTCACGGCGGCGCTCGCCTTCCGTGCCATGCCCGTGCAGCAGACCGGATCGTTCGCCACGGCGGGTGCGATGAACTGGTTCGTGCCGCTCGACGATCCGCGCAACGGGGCGGGTGGGTGCTCGGACAACTGGAACTCGCTGCTGGCCTGGATGCGACTGATCCGGGACAACGACGGCAACCGTTCCGATGTCGTCTACTACGGGCTGCTGCCGGCCGGAATGCCTGTCGGAGTCCCGGGCTGCGGCGAGGGCGGGCTGGGCGCGGGGCGCGTCGGCGACACCGTGACGTTCGTGCACGAGATCGGACACGGATACGGCTTCGCGCACACGCCCTCCGGGTCGGTGGGCACGCCCGACCCGGACTATCCGGTCTACGAGCCGCACCCATCGGCATCCATCGGCGAATACGGCATCGACATCCAGAACGGGCAGGTGTACTCGCCGGCTTCGTCGACGGACTACATGAGCTACGGTCCGATGCGGTGGATGTCGCTCTACCAGCACAATCGGCTGATCTCCCACCCGCGCCTGGCCCCGACCTGGATCCGCGACAAGAACCCGTTCGAGGACGTGCCCATCCCGTACGATCCGGACGACCTGTGGTGGCCCGATCCGCCCTGGCGGAGGGAGGAGCTGGTGATCCACGAGCTGCGGCCGATGATCTCGGTGCGGGGATTCGTCGACGAGCGCGGAGCGGTGCGGGTGGACTCGGTCGCCCGGGTGACTGCCAGCGCCACGATGCACGGACCTGCGACGGACTGGTCGCTGCAGCTGGTGTCCGGCAGGGGCGAGGTCGCAAGCCGCGGCCAGCTCACCCGCGTGGACAACCATGGCGGGCAGGCCTGCGGCTGCGCGCCTGGCGCGCACGAGGGCAACCCGAACCGATTGCCGTTCGCGTTCCACGCGATGATCCCGGATGCCGAGCCCGGAGCGGCGCTGCAGATCACCGACCCGCGCGGTGAAGGCTCCTGGGAGCGGCTCGCACCCGAACGTCCGGCACGCTTCACCCGTGCCGAGGGGGCGCTTGACGGCGACTCGCTGCGGCTGAGCTGGTCCCTTGACCGTGGGATCGAGGTCGCCGACGTCTGGGCGCAGTGGAGCCAGGACGACGGGCGAAGCTGGCACGGCCTCGCGATCGGGCTGACCGACGGGGACGAGCTGAGCGTGGCCGGCCTGCCCGCGGGGGTCGTCCTGGTGCGGCTGCTCGGTCATGACGGGTTCTCCACCGCCTACTCCGACGCCATCGAGGTCGAGATTCCGCAGCGCGCCCCCGAGGTCGCGATCCTGTACCCGACCGACACCGGGACTGTCCTGGCCGACACGCCGATCGAGGTCTTCGGCAGCGCGGTCGATCAGGCCGGCGCCCCGATCGAGGAGGAACGACTCGAGTGGCTGGTCGACGGGGAGCCGGTCGGCCGCGGCCGCGTGGTTTCGCTGACGCTCGAGCCCGGTGAGCACACCGTATCGCTCGTGGCCCATGCCGCCCCGGAGGGATCGACCCGGGTGCGGGTGCAGGCGCTGCGACTGGAGGACGCGGCCGGCACGCAATAG
- a CDS encoding DUF427 domain-containing protein translates to MPHPTPDPVLAGQESVWDYPRPPRIETVDRRVTIEIGGQRIVDTADVVRVLETSHPPVYYLPISAFAEGTLIPARGSSFCEFKGYARYFDVRGGDRTAQGAAWNYPTPARGYELLADRVAVYAGKMDVCTVDGEVVAPQPGGFYGGWVTADVVGPFKGDPATLGW, encoded by the coding sequence ATGCCCCACCCCACGCCCGATCCCGTCCTGGCCGGTCAGGAGTCCGTGTGGGACTACCCGCGGCCGCCCCGCATCGAGACCGTCGATCGCCGCGTCACGATCGAGATCGGTGGTCAGCGGATCGTGGACACGGCGGATGTCGTGCGCGTCCTCGAGACCAGCCATCCGCCCGTCTATTACCTGCCGATCTCGGCGTTCGCCGAGGGGACGCTGATTCCCGCGCGAGGTTCGTCGTTCTGCGAGTTCAAGGGCTACGCGCGCTATTTCGACGTGCGTGGCGGCGATCGGACGGCCCAGGGCGCGGCATGGAACTATCCGACCCCTGCGCGCGGTTACGAACTCCTGGCCGACCGTGTCGCGGTCTACGCCGGCAAGATGGACGTCTGCACCGTCGACGGTGAAGTCGTCGCGCCGCAGCCCGGCGGGTTCTACGGCGGCTGGGTCACTGCCGACGTCGTCGGTCCGTTCAAGGGCGACCCGGCAACCCTCGGCTGGTAA
- a CDS encoding DUF1801 domain-containing protein: MSTDEVDGYLRTVAEPARSVLAELCALIVGCDERIRGEIKWNAPSFAIRDHFATTGVSPDGGVRLVLHTGARRRGDPRRVVIDDPGNLLEWRGADRAVVRFAGVSDVQSNAAALREIVGAWIDQTQGRAR; this comes from the coding sequence ATGAGCACAGACGAAGTGGACGGCTACCTGCGCACGGTGGCGGAACCGGCGCGCAGCGTGCTGGCGGAGCTGTGCGCACTCATCGTGGGGTGCGACGAGCGCATCCGGGGCGAGATCAAATGGAACGCGCCCAGCTTCGCCATCAGGGATCACTTCGCCACCACCGGGGTCTCCCCCGATGGTGGCGTCCGTCTCGTCCTGCACACCGGCGCGCGACGCAGAGGTGACCCGCGCCGTGTGGTGATCGACGACCCGGGGAACCTGCTCGAGTGGCGCGGAGCCGATCGGGCCGTTGTCAGGTTCGCCGGCGTGAGCGACGTGCAGAGCAACGCGGCGGCGCTGCGCGAGATCGTCGGCGCGTGGATCGACCAGACGCAGGGACGTGCGCGATGA
- a CDS encoding PadR family transcriptional regulator, whose protein sequence is MSGSNMGDWFGGGATGSTGGTRGSGQGWPLTGLWEAMEQLRGQFEQKVGGGTRMGRGDVRAAVLALLAEKPMHGYQIIQLIEERSGGSWKPSPGSVYPTLQLLADEGLISAEESNGRKTYSLTEEGRQVADEAGKSVPWETSAAKENPRTAGLPKAGIDLAQAVAQVGRTGTPEQVKESIAVLDEARRRIFSILAQD, encoded by the coding sequence ATGAGCGGTTCGAACATGGGCGACTGGTTCGGTGGCGGAGCCACCGGCAGCACCGGCGGCACTCGCGGATCGGGCCAGGGCTGGCCCTTGACCGGTCTGTGGGAAGCGATGGAGCAGCTGCGCGGGCAGTTCGAGCAGAAGGTCGGCGGCGGCACCCGGATGGGTCGCGGCGACGTACGCGCAGCGGTCCTGGCGCTTCTGGCCGAGAAGCCGATGCACGGCTACCAGATCATTCAGCTGATCGAAGAGCGCAGCGGCGGCTCGTGGAAGCCGAGCCCCGGCTCGGTGTACCCGACGCTTCAGCTGCTGGCCGACGAGGGGCTGATCAGTGCGGAAGAGTCCAACGGGCGCAAGACGTACTCGCTGACCGAAGAAGGCCGACAGGTCGCCGACGAAGCCGGCAAGTCGGTGCCGTGGGAGACGTCGGCGGCGAAGGAGAACCCGCGCACCGCCGGGCTCCCCAAGGCCGGCATCGACCTCGCGCAGGCCGTCGCTCAGGTCGGACGTACGGGTACGCCCGAGCAGGTGAAGGAGTCCATCGCGGTCCTCGACGAGGCCCGCCGTCGGATCTTCAGCATCCTCGCCCAGGACTGA
- a CDS encoding YchJ family metal-binding protein: protein MSFGNAASRRARAVEATAACPCGSTATFGGCCGPLLRGAPAPTAERLMRSRYTAFVLGDDDHLSGSWHARTRPDAVDSASGPHWTGLEILDIEGGGVEDADGVVEFRARWTDRGTRGELHERSRFVRQAGRWWYVAGDVLG from the coding sequence ATGTCATTCGGCAACGCCGCCTCGCGCCGCGCGCGCGCCGTGGAGGCGACGGCGGCCTGCCCCTGCGGGAGCACGGCGACATTCGGCGGATGCTGCGGGCCGCTGCTGCGGGGTGCGCCGGCACCGACGGCCGAACGTCTGATGCGCTCCCGTTATACGGCATTCGTCCTCGGCGACGATGACCATCTGTCCGGATCCTGGCATGCCCGCACACGTCCGGACGCCGTCGACTCCGCGAGCGGCCCGCACTGGACCGGCTTGGAGATCCTCGACATCGAAGGCGGCGGGGTCGAGGATGCCGACGGCGTCGTGGAGTTCCGCGCCAGATGGACCGACCGGGGCACGCGCGGTGAGCTGCACGAGCGCAGCCGGTTCGTTCGGCAGGCCGGGCGCTGGTGGTATGTCGCCGGAGATGTCCTGGGATGA
- a CDS encoding DUF1653 domain-containing protein — translation MSEVEPGIYQHFKGRQYEVIGTVRHSETEEQYVLYRPRYGEGDLWIRPLEMWQERVVRDGYDGPRFARVR, via the coding sequence ATGAGTGAGGTCGAGCCGGGGATCTACCAGCACTTCAAGGGCCGGCAGTACGAGGTGATCGGCACCGTGCGGCACAGCGAGACCGAAGAGCAGTACGTGCTCTACCGTCCCCGCTACGGCGAGGGCGACCTGTGGATCCGCCCCCTCGAGATGTGGCAGGAGCGGGTCGTGCGGGACGGGTACGACGGACCGCGCTTCGCACGGGTCCGGTGA
- a CDS encoding TraR/DksA C4-type zinc finger protein produces the protein MRAEFTRLIADRRAELEARLTAAEGRLASIRLARSGATDDDEHDPEGSTLSTEWSRAEGQRTDVIRELADLDAASDRVAAGTYGVCAACGNPIPLERLRLLPAAALCVPCASRV, from the coding sequence GTGAGAGCCGAGTTCACGCGGCTCATCGCGGATCGACGAGCGGAGCTGGAGGCCAGGCTGACCGCCGCCGAAGGGCGGCTCGCGTCCATCCGGCTCGCCCGCAGCGGCGCGACCGACGACGACGAGCATGATCCCGAGGGCTCCACGCTCTCCACCGAGTGGTCCCGCGCGGAGGGGCAGCGCACGGATGTCATCCGTGAGCTCGCCGACCTGGACGCCGCCTCCGACCGGGTCGCCGCGGGGACTTACGGCGTGTGCGCCGCGTGCGGTAACCCGATCCCGCTGGAGCGGCTGCGGCTGCTGCCCGCCGCCGCGCTCTGCGTGCCCTGCGCGTCCCGGGTCTGA
- a CDS encoding DUF3054 domain-containing protein — MSPHTHRRSDGGAIRRSPRTRTVVLSLACDVLLVVAFAAFGRASHESDVFAGLWRTAWPFLAGLALGWLVTLAWRAPSAPVRTGLGVWAATLVGGMLLRTASGQGTALPFIVVAAVTLLVALVGWRVLARIVARRR, encoded by the coding sequence ATGAGCCCGCACACGCACCGGCGATCCGACGGCGGCGCGATCCGCCGGTCCCCCCGCACGCGCACGGTCGTCCTATCCCTCGCTTGCGACGTTCTCCTCGTCGTCGCCTTCGCCGCCTTCGGTCGGGCCAGTCACGAATCCGACGTGTTCGCCGGTCTGTGGCGGACCGCGTGGCCGTTCCTGGCCGGCCTCGCCCTGGGCTGGCTCGTCACACTCGCGTGGCGAGCGCCGAGCGCTCCAGTGCGGACCGGCCTGGGAGTCTGGGCGGCGACGCTGGTCGGCGGGATGCTGCTGCGCACGGCATCCGGCCAGGGAACGGCGCTGCCGTTCATCGTCGTTGCAGCCGTCACGCTCCTCGTGGCGCTGGTGGGGTGGCGGGTGCTCGCGCGGATCGTCGCCCGCCGCCGCTGA
- a CDS encoding sulfurtransferase, translating into MASVLNVSAYLFTRIEDAAALRAVLRERAAVRALKGTILLAEEGINLFLAGDPHAVRAFLADMRADPRFADLTTKESWSDTQPFKRMLVKVKPEIIRMDHPTIRPDAGRAPAVTPATLRRWLDRGSDDEGREVVLLDTRNAFEVEYGAFRGAVSWGIERFTQFPDAASTHHAQLWGKTVVSYCTGGIRCEKAALYLREEGIDAHQLDGGILGYFEHVGAEHWTGECFVFDEREALRPDLEPRHVAR; encoded by the coding sequence GTGGCATCCGTACTGAACGTCTCGGCATACCTGTTCACGCGGATCGAGGACGCCGCGGCCCTGCGCGCGGTGCTGCGTGAGCGTGCTGCCGTGCGCGCTCTGAAGGGCACGATCCTCTTGGCCGAGGAAGGCATCAACCTCTTCCTGGCCGGCGACCCGCATGCGGTGCGCGCGTTTCTGGCCGACATGCGCGCTGATCCTCGTTTCGCAGATCTGACGACGAAGGAGAGCTGGTCGGACACGCAGCCCTTCAAGCGGATGCTGGTCAAGGTCAAGCCCGAGATCATCCGGATGGACCACCCGACCATCCGCCCCGACGCCGGCCGTGCACCCGCGGTGACACCGGCGACGCTCAGACGCTGGCTCGACCGCGGGAGCGACGACGAAGGCCGCGAGGTCGTGCTGCTGGACACGCGCAACGCGTTCGAGGTCGAGTACGGAGCGTTCCGGGGCGCGGTGAGTTGGGGGATCGAACGGTTCACGCAGTTCCCCGATGCCGCGTCCACCCACCACGCCCAGCTGTGGGGCAAGACGGTGGTCAGCTACTGCACGGGCGGCATCCGCTGCGAGAAGGCCGCGCTGTATCTGCGTGAGGAGGGCATCGACGCACACCAGCTCGACGGAGGGATCCTCGGCTATTTCGAGCACGTCGGAGCCGAGCACTGGACCGGGGAGTGTTTCGTCTTCGACGAGCGAGAGGCGCTCCGACCAGACCTCGAGCCGCGGCACGTCGCGCGATGA